The genomic interval ATATTAGCGCTTATCCAGAAGTACCTGCGGAAAATAGAGAAACTGCTTTTAAGCGGCGTAAAATTGGGATTAATAAAAAAGGACATCAATCCCAGGATATCTGCTATGGCTTTTATGGGGCTTATCCAATCTACTGTAAGCGTGTGGTCATATAAAGATTTTAATTTCGTACCAAAAAAAATGCATAAGCAGCTATGGAATATTTATCAACATGGACTTGGGCTTTAATCTTTGCACATAGTTATGTGAAATCATTCAGTACTATGTCGCTTATATCTATATTTTCTATCTGTTCTTCCACGAGGGGTGACTTTTCCGAAAGCCCGGTCTTTTCTTCAAAGGTCTTTTTTTCTGCCCTGTAAATTATACCAATGGGGATCCTGTCTCCCCATTCACAGGACTTCTGAAAAGCAAGCATCCTGTCTTCCGGATTGTATGATTCATCATCGTTAACTTTATAAATTCTTTTAGAATACCATCCGAAGGTGTTCTTTTTATTAAATGATACGCAGGGCTGCAATACATCTATGAGAGCGAAACCTTTATATTTTATTCCTTCAAGGATGAGCCAGGAAAGATGCTCATAATCTGCAGCATATCCCCTTGCAACAAATCCTGCCCCAATAGCAATCGCCATTTCCAGGGGACAAAGAGGTTCTTCAATTACCCCTTCAGGTTGGAATTTTGTTTGATATCCCGGATCTGTTGTTGGTGATGCCTGCCCTTTTGTAAGGCCGTATATTTGGTTATCGTGAACTATTAACGTTATGTCTAAATTTCTTCGTATATTATGAATAAAGTGATTTCCACCTTCACCGTAACAGTCACCATCTCCGGTAGTAATCACTACTGTTAATTTGTGATTTGCAATTTTTGCTGCAACGGCAACCGGCAGTGCCCTTCCATGAAGACCGTTAAAACAGTTGCATCTGATATAGTGGGGTAGTTTTGCAGCCTGGCCTATTCCGGAAACAAATAAGACATCTTTCAAATCCCTGCCAAGTTTGGCAACAGATTTTTTTACCGCAGTAAGGATACCGAAATTACCACACCCGGGGCACCAGGCTATCTCATCGCTGCTTTTAATATCCTGAACTTCTACCATATTATATCTCCTGTCTGATTTGCTGGATAAGAAAGTCTAAATTAAAAGGTCTGCCATCAAATTTTAATATAGATCTATTGGCTTGAATCCCGGTTTCCCGTTTTAATAATCTTGCAAGTTGGGCTCCGGCATTGTTTTCTACCACAACGGTGTTTTTCGCTCCCTTCAGTAATTCAATCATATCGGCAGATGGGAAAGGCCAGACTTGAGGCAGATGAATGTACCCTATTTTTTTATCAGCGATTGATTCCTTTGTTTCTTTTAATACACCGTAGGTAGAACCGAAACCAATGAGAATACAATCGGCGCCTTCTACATCAAACGCTTTGGGTTTCTCTATTTCGTTCGAAAGGCCTGCCATCTTTTTATAAAATCTTTTTTCAACCATCATTGTGCGTATCCCCGCATCTTCGGTTATGTGCCCTTCTTCTGTATGCTCATCACTGTCTGCATAGACAGGCTCTTCTATCCATGAGGGTATTGCCCTGGGAGAAATGCCTGATTCGGTGATTTGATATCGTTTATAATCTTTCACATTTTTAGACTCTTCCTTTGATAAAATATATCTTTGTACTTTTATTTTATCCAAATCAAACATTTCGATATTTCTATAAGAGTCTGTTAAATGCTGGTCTGACATGATAATTACAGGTATCTGGTATTTTTCTGCCAGATTAAAGGCTTTTATTGTTAAGTAAAATGCCTCTTCTATTGAACCGGGCGAGAATATGAGCCTTGCAAATTCGCCATGACCTGCAGAAATGAGAAAATCCAGGTCTCCCTGTTCTGTTCGTGTGGGGAGACCGGTTGCGGGGCCTGGTCTCTGCCCTTCATAAATTACAATGGGGGTTTCCGTCATACCGGCAAGGCTTAAGCCTTCTACCATAAGGGCAAATCCCCCGCCGGAAGTACCAGTCATTGACCGCACCCCTGCAAAGGATGCCCCGATTATCATGTTTATTGCTGCAATCTCATCTTCTGCCTGTTCGACAACCATGTTAAATCTTTTTGCATATTGTGCCATAAGGTTTGCAAGGCCGGTGGAAGGCGTCATGGGGTATGCAGAATAGAATTTACACCCTGCTTTAATTGCACCTAATCCTATTGCATCACTCGCGGTCATTAAAAGGGTGTCTTTCGCACTGCCTTTTTTTATTTTGAAGATATCCCGTTTAAAATTATTTTTGGCAAAATCATATCCGGCATGAGCGGTTTCTCTGTTTTTTTCTATGAGATCCTTTTTCTTATCGGCGAATGCAGTTCTTAATACATTATCTACGTAGCTAAAGTTCACGCCGGTCATTTCTGCCAAAAATCCACAAGCAACTGAATTAACAAATATTTCGTCCCCTCCAACCTCCTTTGCTATGTTGTACATAGGGATATCAAAAAATGTGCTATCTTCTTCAGTAATATTAAATCTCTTTTTATCGAGGACAATTACCCCGTTTTTTGATATATCTTTTCTGTGGAGATTAACGCTTTTATTATCAAAGGCTACCATGATGTCGGAGTTTTGGCGTAGTGTATGGAGGTGTTTATCTGAGATTCTTATTTGATAAAAATTATTACCCCCCCGTATCCTTGACATGTAATCCTGGGCAGCAAAAATATAGAACCCGGCATTTTTGAACATATTACATAATGCCCCTCCTACAGTTTGCAATCCCTGGCCTGCTTCACCGGCAATTTTTATTGTAAGCTCATTATCCATAAATAGTTACCTCGATAGTATATTTGGTGGTCTCACCCCTTGTAGATTATTTCAAATTTCAATTTATTTTGTCCTGGTGGAAATTCAATCCTTTCATGAGAAAAGGTGAAAAAGGAATGGGAAATTTGTTAAGGCAAGTATAATATGCACGTTATCAAATATGATTGTTCACTGCAAGGATAATTGACAGCGTGGGATTTTGAGGGAAAAAAGAAAAATTACGCAGAAAAAGTGAGGGGTATGGCTAAAATGTGAAGAATGGTACATGGCACAGAAGTGTAATATCGTAGAGGAGACCCTTTGTGGTCGCCCGACTATATGTTACCTGGAATATAATTTATAAGCGAGAAAGACCGTGAATTCAAAAAACCAAAAACCGTCGATGTATGACGTATCAAATTTTACCATTCGTGATATGACGGAATGTTGTAAAGTAGTACGCACTATTGGCAAAGGTGCAAAAAACATGGAAGAAGTTGCCAATAGCATTGTTAATCATTTATACGTCAATTTGATTGATGGGCAGAGCGGCAATAAGGCATGTTCGCTGGTTCGTTTTTTCAAAACGCATACATTTGCAAAGCTCGACCCTGAACTTCAAAACTTTTCAAAAAATGTGTCAGGAAATAGTACTGTTTTCCCGGAGACGAAGTGCCTGACCCTCCTGGCGACCGTTGGTGAAAACCCGGCGTGGAATTCCAGAAAAACCTCAAAAGGGCACAGGGCGATTCCGCTTTTAAGCGAAGAGATGGTAGATCAGATTCCGATGATCAAAAACCTTATTGCGCAGTTGGGGTTAGATACAGACATGGTGATCAAGCCAGACCCACGGTTTCTGTTGAGTAAAAACGATAAAATGTATAACGTCTTTTGCATACCAGAGGCGCTTGGCAGCTCCTGTATTCCTGCGCAGAAAGAATTTGTTATTCCCTATGGGATAAAATCTGTTATAGGATTTGGAGGTCTGTTTCCTTCGGGTGATATCTTTGCGATCATTATGTATCTGAAATGTACCATTACTAACAAAGTGGCGGATCTTTTTAAAATCCTTGCGCCAAATGTAAAAATAGCGGTACTGCCGTTTGAAGATACTGTATTTGCTCAATCCGCAAAAGCTTTTGTGCGTACCGCAGAAATTCAAAAGCTCAAGGATCAAATAGTTGCCATGGAGCAACTGCTGGAGGTGTACGAACAAAGCGTAATTGTGCAAACAATGAAACTTCAGAAAGAAGTATCAGAGCATAAAGAGATTGGGGAAACATTAAAGGACAGAGAACGGTTCCTGCAGACACTTATGGATGCAATTCCAGCCCCGGTATTTTATAAGGATGAACATGGTAAGTATATCGGCTGCAACAGCGCATTTGAGGATTTTTTAGGAATGCGGGAAGCAGAAATTATTGGCAAGACCGTCTATGATGTTGCTCCCACGGAGCTTGCAGATCGCTATCACGAAGCCGATACTGCATTGTTTAATAGGAGGGGAAGTCAGGTTTACGAAACCGTAGTGAAACACAGCAAAGGCTCAGTGCATAACGTTCTTTTCCATAAAGCAGTTTTCAATGATAGGGAAGGCAAACTCGCCGGGTTGATTGGAGTTGTTCTGGATATTACCCAACGGAAGCTGGCTGAAGAAATGCTCCGACACAGGACAAATTTTGAAAAAACAGTTGCGGCGATCTCCAGGCGATTTATAACCCTTTCTGATTTTGATGCCGCTGTTAACGCTTCCCTGGCAGATGCCGGACGGTTGTGCAGGGCAGGAAGGGCATATCTCTTTAAGTCCCGGGACAACGGCACTATTATGGATAATACTCATGAGTGGTGTGATTCGGGGGTTACCGCTGAAATGAATAACCTTCAGAACATTCCTGTTATTGCATTTCCCTGGTTAATAAAAAACTTACAGGAAGGTAAGGTCGTTCATGTTGAGGATGTTTCTGAAATGCCGGATGAAGCAATCGCAGAAAAAATTGAATTTGAGAGACAGTCTATTAAGTCAATATTGGTCCTGCCAATATATATAGAAAAAAAACTACTTGGATTTATTGGTTTTGACAACGTAAGGTCTACCGGCCAATGGTCTGAAGATGATGTGACACTGCTCAATATCATGTCAGAGATTTTGGGAAATGCAATAGCACGTGTTGAGTCGGAAAAACTCATCAGCCACATGGCATATCATGATGCCCTTACTAAATTACCCAACCGTAACCTCCTCTATGACCGATTGAAAGTGGCCATGGCACATGCAATTCGCAGTAAAAACATGGTTGCAATTATAATGCTTGATCTGGATGGGTTTAAAATGATTAACGACTCCTTCGGGCATCAAATGGGTGATTTATTACTCAAGGCTGTCGCAGAACGGTTGATGCAATGTTTGCGGGAAGGAGATACAATTGCCCGTATGGGTGGTGATGAATTTATAATCGTCATTCCAGACCTTGCTCAGACAGAAGATGCCGCTCTGTTTGCGCAGAAAATTCTGGAGGCATTTCGCCTGCCCTTTCTTATTGAGAAGCACGAACTTCATACTACTGCCAGCATAGGTATCACCATCTTCCCCCTCTACGCAAATGATTCAGAAAGCTTATTTAAACAGGCAGATGTTGCCCTGTACCTTTCCAAGGCAAAGGGTAAAAATACCTATCAAATCTACAAACCTGGCGTTACTTAAATTCTGCAATCGATATTAACCCTTCCTTTTGCTGGTTGTATTCCACAAATACTGAAGCCCATGCCCTGAGTAGCCTTCTTTTGGACAACAGTAATTTTGTATTCCATATACATTAAAGGCACACCAATCCTGGAGAGTTACCCTGACCCTCCAGTTGCAGCACAAGCTGGCGATGATTGAGTTTTCAAGTGAGGTTTCGTTTGAACTGAACAATGGCGCCGTGTATAATGCACCGGTCTATTTCGTATTATCCGCTAGGAGGTTACGGAAGCATATGCAGACACCTGCAGGGTTAAATTGTCCGGTGTTGAAGTTCAAGAGGCGTTGCTGCAAAAAAACACTAATTTTACGGGAGAAAAAAATGAAAAAGGGGCCAAAAATTCTAATATCGATTTTGGTGGTGCTGGTTGTTTTGATAGCGGTTGTTGCGCTGCTTACCAAGTTGTTCGGCGACCGCGCATTGAAGGTGGGGATCGAGGCCGGCGCCGAACGATCGATGCAGGTTGGGGTACATCTTGATGATGTATCGCTGTCGATTTTCGGTGGAACGTTGAATTTAAAAAACCTCATCGTCGATAACCCGGAAGGCTATCAGCATCCCAATGTGCTGAAGGTTGGCAATACCTATATTTCCGTTAATATTCGTACCCTCTTGAGCGATACGGTGGAGGTTAAAAAAATCCAACTGGATGATGTCTACCTGACCATCGAACAAAAGGGACTGACCAACAATCTTCGGCATATCCTCAATAATCTGCCCAAGGACGACGCCACGGACGAGCCCGGCAAAAATCTTCTCATCAAGGAACTCCAGATCAATGGCGTGACCGTCGAGGCCAAACTGCTGCCGATACGTGGACAGTCCGACACTGTTAGGCTGAGTGTTGCGCCTATGACGCTTACCAATCTCGGAACCAACGAAGATATTAATGTGGCCAAATTGACTGACATTATTTTGGAGACTATCGCCAGGAGTGTAATGGAACAGGGTAAAGGTCTGCTGCCGCTGGATATGATTAACGACATTGGCAAGGGCGTGCTGGGAGTGGGAACCGAACTGTTTCAGCATGGTACAGGTGTGGGTAAAGGCATCCTCGAAGGGGCCGGCGACGTCGGCAAAGGGGCAACCGATGCCATTCGCGGCATTTTCCAGCGCAAGAAAGAATGACCTCCTTTCGATTGACGATTGAGTCGGTATATAATGGAACGTCCCGGCGGTTTTCCCCTTTCTTGAAGAATCGAAGCATCGAATCCTCATACGCACCCAGAAGTCTTGTTTTTGGTTATAACATGATATTCTCCGGTGAAATAAGGGGAATAAAAAGGTATACCTTCTGTTCTTTTTTGTATTGTTTAAAACCCTTCAAAATCGTTTTTTTCGTGTTATTTTTGATGTCATGCAGTAAAATTTATACCAAGATATTTGATATATTTTTTTACCACATTATTTTTCAGTTTCAAATTCCATGGGTATTTTGTTAATATAACCGCGATTGAAATTTTGTAGCGGCCTGGAAATAATTATTGATAACAAATGCATGCAAAAAGTGGCAACATGCCGGAAGAAATTGCATAAAATATTTCAATTAATGAATATTAAGAAATACTGTAATATATTGTTAAAAAGTGACTTTTATACTAATGCGCCCGTAGCTCAGAAGGATAGAGCAACGGTTTCCTAAACCGTAGGTCGGACGTTCGAATCGTCTCGGGCGCATTAAAAATACTTATGATTGATTTGCACACACATACGCTATTTTCCGATGGTGTACTCTTGCCTTCCGAGCTTATCCGCCGTTGCGAGGTAAAAGGTTTCCGGGGCCTGGCCATTACCGATCATGCAGATTACTCCAATATTGATATTGTAATACCCAATGTATTAAAAGCATGTCAGGAAATAGCATCTACTACCAGGATGAAGGTGTGCGTAGGGGCTGAATTAACGCATGTCAGGCTGGAACATATAAAATTAATGGTTCAGAGAGCCAGAGAGTTGGGTGCGTGCATTGTTTTGGTTCATGGGGAGACAATTACGGAACCCGTTATTCCGGGCACAAACAGGGCGGCGATAGAGGCTGGCGCTGATATTTTGACGCATCCCGGGCTTATTTCCGTTGATGATGCTCGTTTGGCGAAAGAGAAGGGGGTAAGGCTTGAAATATCCGGCAGGAAAGGCCATGCATACGCAAATGGCCACGTCGCCAAAATGGCAAAAAAGGTAGGGGCAAAGCTTGTTATCGGTTCAGATTCTCATGCGCCGGGTGATTTGTTGGACCGTGCGTATGCTGAATTGATTATTCGTGCAGCAGGTTTGGACGATGATGATATTGAAAATATTTTTAGAGAAGCAGAAACTTTAATTGATTTATAAAAGAGAAAGAAAAATGACTGATACAAAATCTGACATACTTGGGGTGTTAAATAAATATAAAATTTTCATTGGTATAGGCGTTGCGGTTGTTATTTCTATTGCAGCAGTGACGGTAACTTTCGTTAAAGCAAAGTCCAGAAAAGATGAAACCGCATGGCAGAGTATGTGGAGAATCAATAGCGATCTTGCAATGGCTGCTCAGGCAGGGAAAACCGAAAAAGATAAAAACGAGGCATTGAACAATGCCATTGAATCATTCGAATACATCGAGGAGGCTTTGGCGTCTTCCGGCACAACGCCATGGATATTATTTCAGAAGGGCAATGTTTATTATGAGTTGAAAAACTATGATGAAGCGATTCGTGCTTATAATGATTTTTTGCAAAGATACAGCGGCCATCCCATTGCTTTCCTTGCGAAACAATCGCTGGGATATGCATATGAAGAAAAAGGACTTTTAGAGGAAGCCTGTAATCAATTTAATGACAACCTGCTATCGAATAAGGTTTTTCTTTTAGCGCAACAGGGGTGGGACGCAGGCCGTTGCTACGATAAATTAGGTCAAAAGGAGAATGCCATTCTCAATTACAACAAGGCAGTGGAGGCAGAACCGGATAGTATTTGGGCGTCTCTTTCGCGGTACCGTTTATCGGTAATCAAATAAATATAATGTTGCAGGAAAGCCAGGCACACGTTAAAGAAGTAACATTGGAAATAAAGAGGGTAGGTGAAAGTAAAAGAATAGACAGATTTATTTCTTCCCGCTTTCCTGACCTTTCGAGGACGTATATACAAAAACTAGTAAAAGAGGGTGCAATTGTTGTAAATGGAAACGTCGTCAAAAGCAGTTATTTCATAAAAAAAGGCGACGTGATTTCCGCTACCGTTCCTGTGCCGGAAGAGACCAAAATTACACCGGAAGACATCCCTCTGAATATCATCTACGAAGATGATTATTTAATGTTGATTAACAAACCATATGATATGGTAGTACACCCTGCAGGAGGGCATCCTTCCGGTACTCTTGTGAATGCAGTTACTTTTTATTGCCAAAATCTCTCTCAGATTAACGGACCCCTGAAAGCGGGTATCGTTCACCGGTTGGATAGAGATACAAGCGGGGTAATGCTTGTGATAAAAAGCGATGCTGTACACTCCCACATTGCAATGCAGTTTGAGAAAAGACTTGTGAAAAAGGAATATTTTGCAGTTGTAGAGGGCGAGGTGGCATTTGATTCCAATGAAATAAATATGCCGATAGGACGGCATAGAGTTGACAGACAAAAGATGGCGGTAAGAAGGGATACGGGAAAAAACGCAACTTCAGTTTACGAGGTAATCGAGCGTTTTCGAGGCTATACGTTGGTGAAGATAATGCCAAAGACGGGGAGAACACATCAAATTCGTGTTCATATGCAGGCAATAGGGCATCCGGTTGTTGCAGATGAAATGTACAGTAAATACAATGCTTGTTTTCGCTCGGATTTGCTTGGTAAGGAAAGGGCTCCTGACGAAGGGTCAATAATTGAAAGACAGGCGCTTCATGCACACAGAATTGAATTTTTCCACCCGATTCTGAACAAACAAATGGCTTTTCAGGTAGATATGGCTGAAGATATCTCTTTTTTGGTTAGCGCACTTCGGGAATTAAGGCCATTAC from Candidatus Kuenenia stuttgartiensis carries:
- a CDS encoding 2-oxoacid:ferredoxin oxidoreductase subunit beta — its product is MVEVQDIKSSDEIAWCPGCGNFGILTAVKKSVAKLGRDLKDVLFVSGIGQAAKLPHYIRCNCFNGLHGRALPVAVAAKIANHKLTVVITTGDGDCYGEGGNHFIHNIRRNLDITLIVHDNQIYGLTKGQASPTTDPGYQTKFQPEGVIEEPLCPLEMAIAIGAGFVARGYAADYEHLSWLILEGIKYKGFALIDVLQPCVSFNKKNTFGWYSKRIYKVNDDESYNPEDRMLAFQKSCEWGDRIPIGIIYRAEKKTFEEKTGLSEKSPLVEEQIENIDISDIVLNDFT
- a CDS encoding 2-oxoacid:acceptor oxidoreductase subunit alpha yields the protein MDNELTIKIAGEAGQGLQTVGGALCNMFKNAGFYIFAAQDYMSRIRGGNNFYQIRISDKHLHTLRQNSDIMVAFDNKSVNLHRKDISKNGVIVLDKKRFNITEEDSTFFDIPMYNIAKEVGGDEIFVNSVACGFLAEMTGVNFSYVDNVLRTAFADKKKDLIEKNRETAHAGYDFAKNNFKRDIFKIKKGSAKDTLLMTASDAIGLGAIKAGCKFYSAYPMTPSTGLANLMAQYAKRFNMVVEQAEDEIAAINMIIGASFAGVRSMTGTSGGGFALMVEGLSLAGMTETPIVIYEGQRPGPATGLPTRTEQGDLDFLISAGHGEFARLIFSPGSIEEAFYLTIKAFNLAEKYQIPVIIMSDQHLTDSYRNIEMFDLDKIKVQRYILSKEESKNVKDYKRYQITESGISPRAIPSWIEEPVYADSDEHTEEGHITEDAGIRTMMVEKRFYKKMAGLSNEIEKPKAFDVEGADCILIGFGSTYGVLKETKESIADKKIGYIHLPQVWPFPSADMIELLKGAKNTVVVENNAGAQLARLLKRETGIQANRSILKFDGRPFNLDFLIQQIRQEI
- a CDS encoding sensor domain-containing diguanylate cyclase, with translation MNSKNQKPSMYDVSNFTIRDMTECCKVVRTIGKGAKNMEEVANSIVNHLYVNLIDGQSGNKACSLVRFFKTHTFAKLDPELQNFSKNVSGNSTVFPETKCLTLLATVGENPAWNSRKTSKGHRAIPLLSEEMVDQIPMIKNLIAQLGLDTDMVIKPDPRFLLSKNDKMYNVFCIPEALGSSCIPAQKEFVIPYGIKSVIGFGGLFPSGDIFAIIMYLKCTITNKVADLFKILAPNVKIAVLPFEDTVFAQSAKAFVRTAEIQKLKDQIVAMEQLLEVYEQSVIVQTMKLQKEVSEHKEIGETLKDRERFLQTLMDAIPAPVFYKDEHGKYIGCNSAFEDFLGMREAEIIGKTVYDVAPTELADRYHEADTALFNRRGSQVYETVVKHSKGSVHNVLFHKAVFNDREGKLAGLIGVVLDITQRKLAEEMLRHRTNFEKTVAAISRRFITLSDFDAAVNASLADAGRLCRAGRAYLFKSRDNGTIMDNTHEWCDSGVTAEMNNLQNIPVIAFPWLIKNLQEGKVVHVEDVSEMPDEAIAEKIEFERQSIKSILVLPIYIEKKLLGFIGFDNVRSTGQWSEDDVTLLNIMSEILGNAIARVESEKLISHMAYHDALTKLPNRNLLYDRLKVAMAHAIRSKNMVAIIMLDLDGFKMINDSFGHQMGDLLLKAVAERLMQCLREGDTIARMGGDEFIIVIPDLAQTEDAALFAQKILEAFRLPFLIEKHELHTTASIGITIFPLYANDSESLFKQADVALYLSKAKGKNTYQIYKPGVT
- a CDS encoding AsmA family protein; this encodes MKKGPKILISILVVLVVLIAVVALLTKLFGDRALKVGIEAGAERSMQVGVHLDDVSLSIFGGTLNLKNLIVDNPEGYQHPNVLKVGNTYISVNIRTLLSDTVEVKKIQLDDVYLTIEQKGLTNNLRHILNNLPKDDATDEPGKNLLIKELQINGVTVEAKLLPIRGQSDTVRLSVAPMTLTNLGTNEDINVAKLTDIILETIARSVMEQGKGLLPLDMINDIGKGVLGVGTELFQHGTGVGKGILEGAGDVGKGATDAIRGIFQRKKE
- a CDS encoding histidinol phosphate phosphatase domain-containing protein yields the protein MIDLHTHTLFSDGVLLPSELIRRCEVKGFRGLAITDHADYSNIDIVIPNVLKACQEIASTTRMKVCVGAELTHVRLEHIKLMVQRARELGACIVLVHGETITEPVIPGTNRAAIEAGADILTHPGLISVDDARLAKEKGVRLEISGRKGHAYANGHVAKMAKKVGAKLVIGSDSHAPGDLLDRAYAELIIRAAGLDDDDIENIFREAETLIDL
- a CDS encoding tetratricopeptide repeat protein yields the protein MTDTKSDILGVLNKYKIFIGIGVAVVISIAAVTVTFVKAKSRKDETAWQSMWRINSDLAMAAQAGKTEKDKNEALNNAIESFEYIEEALASSGTTPWILFQKGNVYYELKNYDEAIRAYNDFLQRYSGHPIAFLAKQSLGYAYEEKGLLEEACNQFNDNLLSNKVFLLAQQGWDAGRCYDKLGQKENAILNYNKAVEAEPDSIWASLSRYRLSVIK
- a CDS encoding RluA family pseudouridine synthase; translation: MLQESQAHVKEVTLEIKRVGESKRIDRFISSRFPDLSRTYIQKLVKEGAIVVNGNVVKSSYFIKKGDVISATVPVPEETKITPEDIPLNIIYEDDYLMLINKPYDMVVHPAGGHPSGTLVNAVTFYCQNLSQINGPLKAGIVHRLDRDTSGVMLVIKSDAVHSHIAMQFEKRLVKKEYFAVVEGEVAFDSNEINMPIGRHRVDRQKMAVRRDTGKNATSVYEVIERFRGYTLVKIMPKTGRTHQIRVHMQAIGHPVVADEMYSKYNACFRSDLLGKERAPDEGSIIERQALHAHRIEFFHPILNKQMAFQVDMAEDISFLVSALRELRPLRK